ATCGACGCCGTTAATAACAGAAGAGAGGTGCTGGTCCTCCTCCTCGATAACGGCGTCGCGGCGATGACGGGAGGCCAGGGCGTCCCCGACCTCTCCCCGGTGCTGAGGACGATAGTCCCTGATGCCAGGACCATCGACCTTCCGGAGGATCGGGGTGATATCGAGGAGGTCCTGGCCGAAGAGCTGGCGAAGCCCGGAGTCTCCCTGGTGGTGGCGCGGGGGAGGTGCCCCCGGTTCGGCACCCCCGGCTGAGCCGAAGGCCGGAACCAACACCCATCAGGACCATGAGCCTTAGACTACGCCAAACCCCCGTTCCCCCTTCCATCGCCCTTTTTTGGACGGGAGCCGTCAGAGGATGATCTCCGTCCCCACGCTGTTTTCGACGAACCGGTCGGGGAAGGCCGCCGCCAGGGCCGAGGCGGCGGCAAAGCCGGTGCAGTGGGAGGGGGCGAGGACCTCGAGGTCGAGGGACCGGAGCGCCTCGATCGTCCTTGGAAGCTTATCCCCGCCGCCGAAGCCGAGGTGGGTCCCCCCGGCGACCCCCAGGACCCGGTCACAGCCGGTGACCCTCTTCGCGTGGAGGAGAGTGCTGATCATCCCCGAATGGGCGCACCCCAGGAGGACGAAGATCCCCCTCTCCAGGACGGCGATGAGGGCCTGGTCGTCGCGGATCGGATCGAGGACGATCTCGCCCCCCTCCGAGACGACGACCAGATCCTCGCTTCGCCCCTCAAACCCGGCGATCCTTGGGACCTCACCTGTGAGCCAGAGCCCCGGGAATATCTCTTCTGCCCTCCGGGAAAGCTCGAACCGGGCGCCGGCCGCCTCCAGATCCCCTCTCCTGAAGGGGATCCCGATCTGCCTGAGGGCCCCTCCCCGCCGGGTGTACCGGGAGACGAAGACGTCGGGATGGGCGTAAACCGGGACAGGGCCGGTTTTCTCAATGAGGCTGCCCAGCCCTCCTGTATGGTCGTAGTGGCCGTGGCTGAGGGCGATGGGAACTCCCTCCAGATCTATCCCCAGAGCCCGGGCGTTGGAGACGGCGGTGGTGGTCTGCCCCGCATCGAAGATCACCCTGGAATCCCCAAACTCCAGGTAAGCGGAGAAGCCGTGCTCGGCGAGGACGCCCCGCCGGAGCCCCGCCGAGTTCTCGGCGAGGGTGACGAGCCTCATCTCGCCCTTCAGCTTCACGACCCCCCATTCCTCAAAGATACTTCCAGCATCATCTCAATCCTTCCAGAAGTCGGGGACGAGGAGGACGAGGACCGTCAGGAGCTCAAGCCTCCCTATCCACATGCAGACGATCAGGATCAGCTTGCCGATCCCTGGAACCTCGGAATAGTTGTCCGTCGGCCCGTACCGGTGGAAGGCGGGTCCGACGTTTCCGAGGGCCGAGGCGACGGCGGAGGCGGCGCTGATCACGTCCATATCGCTGCTGAAGCCTGACCCGAACGAGACCAGACCACCCCCCTTCGAGTAGATCTCCGAGAGGTTGATGGGCCTTCGGTCCACCTCTATCCTCCTGGTGCCGTTCTCGGCGGGGAAGAAGCAGGCGACGCCTCCGGAGACCTTAGGGTCCGAGCCGAGGAGCTCCCTGGAGCCGTTCCAGCCATCCGGACCGAAGCATACGACCTTCTCGCCATCGCCGGAGACGAAGCAGACGATCTCCTCGGACGTCGCCGCCTCCCCCGGAAGAGAGGTTACCGAGGCGAAGAGGACCGACCCTACGGCGAAGATCAGGATGTAGAGGGCCATGAATACCATGATCGAGTGGAGGACGTCCTCCCGAACGGGGGAGGCCTTCAGCTTCACCGCCATCACCGCCTTGGGGTGAAGGGTCCGGAAGAGCTCCCGGCGGCAGTACCTCACCGAGAGGAGGACCCTGACGAGCTTCATCCCCCCCGAGGTAGACCCGGCGCAGGCTCCGGTGAACATCAAGAACAGGAGGATCAGCTTCGCGGGGCTGGACCAGAGGTCGTAGTCGGCGGTGGCAAAGCCGGTGCTGGTGACGATGGAGACGGTCTGGAA
The sequence above is drawn from the Methanothrix harundinacea 6Ac genome and encodes:
- a CDS encoding MBL fold metallo-hydrolase: MKLKGEMRLVTLAENSAGLRRGVLAEHGFSAYLEFGDSRVIFDAGQTTTAVSNARALGIDLEGVPIALSHGHYDHTGGLGSLIEKTGPVPVYAHPDVFVSRYTRRGGALRQIGIPFRRGDLEAAGARFELSRRAEEIFPGLWLTGEVPRIAGFEGRSEDLVVVSEGGEIVLDPIRDDQALIAVLERGIFVLLGCAHSGMISTLLHAKRVTGCDRVLGVAGGTHLGFGGGDKLPRTIEALRSLDLEVLAPSHCTGFAAASALAAAFPDRFVENSVGTEIIL